One Nematostella vectensis chromosome 10, jaNemVect1.1, whole genome shotgun sequence genomic window carries:
- the LOC5511171 gene encoding dual 3',5'-cyclic-AMP and -GMP phosphodiesterase 11 isoform X5, whose translation MANCCTKSEKEEEMMINLEDASTEQKVESWLDEHPEFVQSYFARKANRSLVDSWLHSRSHARTPSGTPPPSGSSTPVRKISASEFEGRGILKPLVNVVDGQLSFLSPSEPSRKRSTAHRNRKSRLELQQLDEKEVLMELVKDISNDLDVQSLCHKILQNVSILLNADRCSLFLCQGPKEGPRFLVSKVFDVNAESKLEDVQCLEEIRIPWGTGIVGYVAETGETVNIPNAYEDARFNKEIDKKTGYTTRSILCMPIKDHDGEVIGVAQVINKTGKSTDSAFTIDDEQIFLKYLVFCGIGINNAELYERAQLEIRRNQVLLDLARTIFEEQTSLHNIVHKIMMITQSLLQCERCSVLLVDPTSKTLFAQAFDLEAKDYLQNDDDDKTVVKQRSCNNKEVRFPINIGITGHVATTGETLNIPDAYADERFDPTVDQVSGFTTKTILCMPIKNASGDIIGVVQLLNKVDGTPFNKNDENLFEAFAIFCGMAIHSTVMYENVNKAMAKRKVALEVLSYHAVSPLEEAIKLKEEPLPPITSLRLIDFAFDDMSISDDDTLKGCLAMLCDLKIVETFQIDYLTLCRFVLTIKKNYRPVMYHNWRHAFNVAQTMYAMLKKPSIGKYFTVIEQYALIVACLSHDLDHRGTNNSFQIKSATPLAQLYSTSTMEHHHFDQCIMIINSQGNEIFNTLSADEYNKIIKLLEASIIATDLALYFQRRGDFFKKVENRELDWSDDSSKDLLRAMMMTACDLSAITKPWLVQKRTAHLVAEEFFQQGDLEQEELHSTPLPTMDRRKKDELPQMQVGFIDAVCLPLYKAFSQFDDNLKVLKDGCRENRRQWQKLAEDHKAREIDCVWKKRF comes from the exons ATGGCGAACTGTTGTACGAAGAGTGAAAAGGAAGAGGAAATGATGATAAATTTGGAGGACGCAAGTACTGAGCAGAAAGTTGAATCTTGGTTGGACGAACACCCTGAGTTTGTGCAGTCGTATTTTGCTCGCAAGGCGAACCGTTCTTTGGTAGATTCATGGCTTCACTCGCGGTCTCATGCTCGAACTCCAAGCGGAACACCTCCGCCGTCCGGCAGCTCAACTCCAGTGCGGAAAATTTCGGCCTCGGAGTTCGAAGGCAGGGGGATTTTAAAACCTCTAGTTAATGTTGTCGATGGGCAACTGAGCTTTCTCTCTCCTAGCGAGCCCTCTCGCAAACGCTCAACTGCTCATAGGAACCGAAAATCTCGCCTAGAATTACAGCAACTCGACGAGAAAGAGGTTCTAATGGAGCTAGTAAAGGATATATCAAACGATTTAGACGTTCAGAGTTTATGTCATAAAATTCTTCAAAATGTCAGTATACTTTTGAATGCTGATCGGTGTTCCCTTTTCCTGTGCCAAGGGCCAAAAGAGGGACCCAGATTCTTAGTCTCTAAGGTATTCGACGTGAACGCAGAATCTAAACTTGAAGATGTTCAATGCTTGGAGGAAATCCGCATACCATGGGGCACAGGCATAGTAGGTTACGTGGCCGAAACAGGGGAAACTGTAAATATACCGAACGCATATGAG gaTGCTAGGTTTAACAAGGAAATTGACAAGAAGACTGGGTACACTACTAGAAGCATACTGTGTATGCCTATTAAGGACCACGACGGAGAG GTCATAGGTGTGGCACAAGTTATCAACAAAACAGGAAAAAGCACAGACTCTGCATTTACGATAGACGATGAACAG ATCTTTTTGAAATACTTAGTGTTCTGTGGCATTGGGATAAACAATGCAGAATTATATGAAAGAGCACAGCTTGAAATTAGAAGAAATCAG GTTCTACTGGATCTTGCAAGAACAATCTTTGAGGAACAAACATCCTTACACAACATTGTTCATAAAATCATGATGATCACCCAATCCTTGCTACAGTGCGAAAGGTGCTCTGTGCTCCTGGTTGACCCAACGTCTAAg ACACTATTTGCCCAAGCATTTGATCTAGAGGCCAAAGATTATCTTCagaatgacgatgatgacaaGACAGTTGTCAAGCAGAGATCCTG taataACAAGGAGGTCCGGTTTCCAATCAACATTGGTATAACTGGTCATGTTGCTACCACAGGGGAG ACACTCAACATTCCTGACGCTTACGCGGATGAGAGATTTGACCCCACT GTAGACCAAGTATCCGGGTTCACCACCAAAACAATCTTGTGCATGCCTATCAAGAACGCTTCCGGTGATATCATCG GTGTTGTTCAGCTGCTGAACAAAGTGGACGGTACTCCATTCAACAAGAACGATGAAAATCTATTTGAG GCCTTTGCGATCTTCTGCGGTATGGCTATTCACAGTACTGTTATGTATGAAAACGTCAACAAGGCGATGGCAAAGCGCAAGGTCGCCCTAGAG GTTCTCTCGTATCACGCCGTGTCGCCATTAGAAGAGGCTATCAAGCTGAAG GAGGAACCTCTACCTCCGATCACCAGCCTACGACTGATCGACTTCGCCTTTGACGACATGTCCATCAGCGACGACGACACATTGAAAGGTTGCCTCGCAATGCTGTGTGATCTCAAGATCGTCGAGACTTTTCAGATCGACTATCTGACGCTATGTCGATTTGTGCTGACGATCAAGAAGAACTATCGCCCGGTGATGTACCATAATTGGAGACACGCGTTCAACGTGGCGCAGACGATGTATGCGATGCTCAAG AAACCATCGATCGGCAAGTACTTCACGGTTATTGAGCAATACGCGCTTATTGTAGCTTGCTTGAGTCACGACCTCGACCACAGGGGGACCAACAACTCCTTCCAGATCAA gAGCGCAACTCCGCTGGCCCAACTATATTCGACGTCCACAATGGAGCACCATCATTTTGACCAGTGTATCATGATTATCAATAGTCAG GGTAATGAGATCTTCAACACACTGTCAGCTGATGAATACAACAAGATCATCAAACTTCTAGAAGCTTCTATTATCGCCACGGACCTCGCATTATACTTCCA GAGAAGAGGAGACTTCTTCAAGAAAGTCGAGAATCGCGAATTGGACTGGAGCGACGACAGTTCCAAAGACTTGTTAAG AGCCATGATGATGACCGCCTGTGATCTGTCCGCCATTACAAAGCCATGGCTAGTCCAAAAGCGG ACTGCACATTTGGTAGCTGAGGAGTTTTTCCAGCAAGGAGACCTTGAACAGGAAGAGCTCCATTCTACCCCCCTCCCGACCATGGACAGGCGCAAAAAAGATGAACTCCCACAGATGCAAGTTGGATTCATAGATGCCGTCTGTCTGCCTCTATATAAG GCCTTTTCACAGTTTGATGACAATTTGAAAGTCCTGAAGGATGGATGCAGGGAAAACAGACGACAATGGCAGAAGTTAGCCGAGGATCACAAGGCACGTGAG atCGATTGTGTATGGAAGAAACGATTTTAG